In Agromyces sp. SYSU T00194, a genomic segment contains:
- a CDS encoding UvrD-helicase domain-containing protein, whose translation MSGASAGAALHRPTIGAREIAARLGLPSPTDEQCAVIEAPYRAQSLVVAGAGSGKTETMANRVVWLLANGHVAVPEVLGLTFTRKAAGELAERIARRVGQLVDEGIARVELDLLDAAEVSTYNAFASAIYREHAMRIGREPDAALLGEASAWQLARRVVLDSDDDRLVELDASADRITGAVLELSRGLAENVADPRDVRVMARQFLAMHDLPTGSARKKLPYDTFASAMQQVGALPVLVDLAERFADEKRRRGLLEFSDQVAFALEICGRDPSVVEAYRGRYGAVLLDEYQDTSVVQTRLLSALFSGQPVMAVGDPDQSIYGWRGASAVNLARFGRDFGDGDAAVYDLSTSWRNPRRVLRAANVLLRPFLDAPVVPKRALEASPVATEGTVELTWGETVEEEAAAVADWFACRLGVPGDRPSAAMLCRTLKQVDVFAEAFEARGVPFHVLGLAGLLDQPVIADLVSALRVLHDPSAGAELLRLLGGARWQVGAADLAGLAETARWLAARDHALQPLDRDVRQRLRASVTAEEHASLVDALDFVVEAPAGHAATAHIGEEGLSRMRAAGAQLMSLRRRAGLELADLVTLVQQELLLDIEVGANASQPLGAPSLEAFDELLAGFLDVSEAPTLGAFLGWLAEAEERDRLAPRQDEPEPGTVQVLTVHGAKGLEWDLVAIPRSVEGELPSAPLSTKGWLAFGALPYEFKGDRDELPELAWRGVHDQKQFDQATKDFQAEIRALHEEEQRRLAYVAVTRARRGLLFSGSWWSVQKGARGPSPYLHELVAGGVLDEADLPVPAAFEANPREGGGQRATWPLDPLGTRRSRVVAAAAAVAAARDTGATHAVGDALARDLDLLLAERAQRRAASDPVAARPTRVPASRFKDWVDDPAAVAAELRRPVPQRPYRATRIGTLFHSWVEARSTGAADAVDAAAFELDAGDAVPVEHERLARLQETFAASPWGTRKPDEVEVEIHLPLGGTVFVCKLDAVYQVDPDSEAGRRGVRYEVVDWKTGKAPRDARDLELKQTQLALYRLAFATWREVPPEEVDALFYFVEDDAVVRPERLYDEEELLESWSSSPVS comes from the coding sequence GTGAGCGGCGCATCCGCGGGCGCGGCCCTGCATCGACCGACGATCGGCGCTCGCGAGATCGCCGCGCGCCTCGGGCTGCCGTCGCCGACCGACGAGCAGTGCGCCGTCATCGAGGCGCCGTACCGCGCGCAGAGCCTCGTCGTCGCCGGCGCCGGCAGCGGCAAGACCGAGACGATGGCGAACCGGGTGGTCTGGCTGCTCGCGAACGGGCACGTCGCCGTGCCCGAGGTGCTCGGCCTGACGTTCACGCGCAAGGCGGCGGGCGAACTGGCCGAGCGCATCGCCCGCCGCGTCGGCCAGCTCGTCGACGAGGGCATCGCCCGCGTCGAGCTCGACCTGCTCGACGCCGCGGAGGTCTCCACGTACAACGCGTTCGCGAGCGCGATCTACCGGGAGCACGCCATGCGCATCGGGCGCGAGCCCGACGCGGCGCTGCTCGGCGAGGCATCCGCCTGGCAGCTCGCCCGCCGGGTCGTGCTCGACAGCGACGACGACCGCCTGGTCGAGCTCGACGCGTCGGCCGACCGCATCACGGGCGCCGTGCTCGAGCTCAGCCGGGGCCTCGCCGAGAACGTGGCCGACCCGCGCGACGTGCGCGTGATGGCGCGGCAGTTCCTGGCGATGCACGACCTGCCCACCGGCTCCGCGCGCAAGAAGCTGCCCTACGACACGTTCGCCTCGGCCATGCAGCAGGTCGGCGCGCTGCCCGTGCTGGTCGACCTCGCCGAGCGGTTCGCCGACGAGAAGCGACGTCGCGGGCTGCTCGAGTTCTCCGACCAGGTCGCGTTCGCGCTCGAGATCTGCGGCCGCGACCCGAGCGTCGTGGAGGCGTACCGCGGGAGGTACGGCGCCGTGCTGCTCGACGAGTACCAGGACACGAGCGTCGTGCAGACGCGGCTGCTGTCCGCGCTGTTCTCCGGGCAGCCCGTGATGGCGGTCGGCGACCCCGACCAGTCGATCTACGGCTGGCGCGGCGCGAGCGCCGTGAACCTGGCGAGGTTCGGGCGCGACTTCGGCGACGGGGACGCCGCGGTCTACGACCTCTCGACGAGCTGGCGCAACCCGCGTCGGGTGCTGCGCGCGGCGAACGTCCTGCTCCGGCCGTTCCTCGACGCGCCCGTGGTGCCCAAGCGGGCGCTCGAGGCGTCGCCGGTCGCGACCGAGGGCACGGTCGAGCTCACCTGGGGCGAGACGGTCGAGGAGGAGGCGGCTGCCGTCGCCGACTGGTTCGCGTGTCGGCTCGGCGTTCCCGGCGACCGTCCGTCGGCGGCCATGCTCTGCCGCACGCTCAAGCAGGTCGACGTGTTCGCCGAGGCGTTCGAGGCGCGGGGCGTGCCGTTCCACGTGCTCGGCCTCGCCGGGCTCCTCGACCAGCCCGTCATCGCCGACCTCGTGAGCGCACTGCGCGTGCTGCACGACCCGAGTGCGGGCGCCGAGCTCCTGCGACTGCTCGGGGGCGCCCGCTGGCAGGTCGGGGCGGCGGACCTCGCCGGGCTCGCCGAGACCGCACGCTGGCTCGCCGCACGCGACCACGCCCTGCAGCCGCTCGACCGGGACGTGCGGCAGCGCCTGCGCGCGTCGGTCACGGCCGAGGAGCACGCCTCGCTCGTCGACGCGCTCGACTTCGTCGTGGAGGCGCCCGCCGGGCACGCGGCGACGGCGCACATCGGCGAGGAGGGGCTCTCGCGCATGCGCGCCGCCGGTGCCCAGCTCATGTCGCTCCGGCGCCGGGCCGGCCTGGAGCTCGCCGACCTCGTCACCCTGGTGCAGCAGGAGCTGCTGCTCGACATCGAGGTGGGCGCGAACGCGAGCCAGCCGCTCGGCGCACCGAGCCTCGAGGCCTTCGACGAGCTGCTGGCCGGCTTCCTCGACGTCAGCGAGGCGCCCACGCTCGGCGCGTTCCTCGGCTGGCTCGCCGAGGCCGAGGAGCGCGACCGCCTCGCGCCCCGGCAGGACGAGCCCGAGCCCGGCACCGTGCAGGTGCTCACCGTGCACGGCGCGAAGGGGCTCGAGTGGGACCTCGTGGCGATCCCGCGCTCGGTCGAGGGCGAGCTGCCGTCGGCGCCGCTGTCGACGAAGGGATGGCTCGCCTTCGGCGCGCTGCCCTACGAGTTCAAGGGCGACCGCGACGAGCTGCCCGAGCTGGCGTGGCGGGGCGTGCACGACCAGAAGCAGTTCGACCAGGCGACGAAGGACTTCCAGGCCGAGATCAGGGCCCTGCACGAGGAGGAGCAGCGTCGGCTCGCCTACGTCGCCGTGACCCGCGCGCGGCGCGGGCTGCTCTTCAGCGGGTCGTGGTGGTCGGTGCAGAAGGGCGCCCGCGGCCCGAGCCCGTACCTGCACGAACTCGTCGCCGGCGGCGTGCTCGACGAGGCCGACCTGCCCGTCCCGGCCGCGTTCGAGGCCAACCCGCGCGAGGGCGGCGGGCAGCGCGCCACGTGGCCGCTCGACCCGCTCGGCACCCGGCGCTCCCGGGTCGTCGCGGCCGCCGCAGCCGTCGCCGCCGCGCGCGACACGGGCGCGACGCACGCGGTCGGCGACGCGCTCGCGCGCGATCTCGACCTGCTGCTCGCCGAGCGCGCGCAGCGGCGCGCCGCCTCCGACCCGGTGGCCGCGCGCCCGACCCGCGTGCCCGCATCGCGCTTCAAGGACTGGGTCGACGACCCCGCCGCGGTGGCCGCCGAGCTGCGACGGCCCGTGCCGCAGCGGCCGTATCGCGCGACCCGCATCGGCACGCTGTTCCACTCGTGGGTCGAGGCGCGCTCCACGGGTGCGGCCGACGCCGTCGACGCGGCCGCGTTCGAGCTCGACGCCGGCGATGCCGTGCCCGTCGAGCACGAGCGGCTCGCGCGGCTGCAGGAGACGTTCGCCGCATCGCCGTGGGGAACGCGCAAGCCCGACGAGGTCGAGGTCGAGATCCACCTGCCGCTCGGCGGCACGGTGTTCGTCTGCAAGCTCGACGCGGTCTACCAGGTCGACCCCGACAGCGAGGCCGGCCGCCGGGGCGTGCGCTACGAGGTCGTCGACTGGAAGACGGGGAAGGCGCCGCGCGACGCGCGCGACCTCGAGCTGAAGCAGACCCAGCTCGCCCTGTACCGGCTCGCGTTCGCGACCTGGCGCGAGGTGCCGCCCGAGGAGGTCGACGCCCTGTTCTACTTCGTGGAGGACGACGCCGTCGTGCGGCCCGAACGCCTCTACGACGAGGAGGAGCTGCTCGAGTCCTGGTCGTCGTCGCCGGTCTCCTGA
- a CDS encoding ATP-dependent helicase, which produces MSDDPAALLDALDDQQRRAAESLLGPVCVLAGAGTGKTRAITHRIAYGVRTGAYTPERVMALTFTTRAAAELRGRLRTLGASGVATRTFHAAALAQLNYFWPLVVGGSAPAVLDGKARVLGQAAERLRIRVDSATLRDLAADIELRKVSGDSIEQHAVRLTSRGAPGALTVEQALDLHGGYERVKDEARRIDFEDVLLATAGMIEQEASVAMHVREQYRFFVVDEYQDVSPAQQRLLDLWLGDRSEVCVVGDASQTIYSFAGARPDYLLGFEGRYPDATVLRLEHNYRSSAPIVDVANRLMRGRPGALALTSERSEPSAPRPVVREHPSDIAEARQVAQRVLELVDAGEGPESIAVLYRTNAQSAVLETALDEVGVSSRLRGARRFFDQPEVKQAVQALRAASLTIADEPLFKSVSDVMRSLGWSQTPPDGPGAVRDRWEAYNALVRLVDDAAPGTTFRRFTDDLLERAAAQHEPTVSAVTLATLHSAKGLEWDTVFLVGLSEGLLPISYATGLEQVDEERRLLYVGITRARRRLEVSWAERGGQSRAVRAPSRFLQEIGSRSADATAPARSAVRR; this is translated from the coding sequence ATGAGCGACGACCCCGCGGCGCTCCTCGACGCGCTCGACGACCAGCAGCGTCGGGCGGCCGAGTCGCTGCTCGGCCCGGTCTGCGTGCTCGCGGGCGCCGGCACGGGCAAGACCCGCGCGATCACGCACCGCATCGCGTACGGCGTGCGCACTGGCGCCTACACGCCCGAGCGCGTCATGGCCCTCACCTTCACCACGCGCGCCGCGGCCGAGCTGCGCGGACGCCTGCGCACCCTGGGCGCGTCCGGTGTCGCGACCCGCACGTTCCACGCGGCCGCGCTCGCCCAGCTCAACTACTTCTGGCCGCTGGTGGTGGGCGGCAGCGCACCCGCCGTGCTCGACGGCAAGGCGCGCGTGCTCGGCCAGGCCGCGGAGCGGCTGCGCATCCGGGTCGACTCGGCCACCCTGCGCGACCTCGCCGCCGACATCGAGCTGCGGAAGGTCTCGGGCGACTCGATCGAGCAGCACGCGGTGCGGCTGACCTCCCGCGGTGCGCCCGGCGCCCTGACGGTCGAGCAGGCGCTCGACCTGCATGGCGGCTACGAGCGGGTGAAGGACGAGGCGCGGCGCATCGACTTCGAGGACGTGCTCCTCGCGACGGCGGGCATGATCGAGCAGGAGGCATCCGTCGCGATGCACGTGCGCGAGCAGTACCGGTTCTTCGTGGTCGACGAGTACCAGGACGTCTCCCCGGCGCAGCAGCGCCTGCTCGACCTGTGGCTCGGCGACCGCAGCGAGGTGTGCGTCGTCGGCGACGCGAGCCAGACGATCTACTCGTTCGCGGGCGCGCGGCCCGACTACCTGCTGGGCTTCGAGGGGCGGTACCCGGATGCCACGGTGCTGCGTCTCGAGCACAACTACCGCTCGTCCGCGCCGATCGTGGACGTCGCGAACCGGCTCATGCGCGGCCGCCCCGGCGCGCTGGCCCTCACCAGCGAGCGCTCCGAGCCGTCGGCGCCGCGACCGGTGGTGCGCGAGCATCCCTCCGACATCGCCGAGGCACGCCAGGTCGCGCAGCGCGTGCTCGAGCTGGTCGACGCGGGCGAGGGGCCCGAGTCGATCGCAGTGCTCTACCGCACCAACGCGCAGTCGGCCGTGCTCGAGACCGCGCTCGACGAGGTCGGCGTGAGCTCCCGGCTGCGCGGCGCGCGCCGGTTCTTCGACCAGCCGGAGGTCAAGCAGGCGGTGCAGGCGCTGCGCGCGGCGTCGCTCACGATCGCCGACGAGCCGCTGTTCAAGTCGGTGAGCGACGTGATGCGCTCGCTCGGCTGGAGCCAGACCCCGCCCGACGGGCCGGGTGCCGTGCGCGACCGATGGGAGGCGTACAACGCGCTCGTGCGCCTCGTCGACGACGCCGCGCCGGGCACGACGTTCCGCCGCTTCACCGACGACCTGCTGGAACGCGCCGCGGCCCAGCACGAGCCGACGGTGTCGGCGGTCACGCTCGCGACGCTGCACTCGGCGAAGGGGCTCGAGTGGGACACGGTCTTCCTGGTCGGGTTGTCCGAGGGGCTGCTCCCCATCTCGTACGCCACGGGACTCGAGCAGGTCGACGAGGAGCGCCGCCTGCTCTACGTCGGCATCACGCGGGCACGACGCCGGCTCGAGGTGAGCTGGGCCGAGCGGGGCGGCCAGTCGCGTGCGGTGCGAGCGCCGTCACGGTTCCTGCAAGAGATCGGCAGCCGCAGCGCGGATGCGACGGCACCGGCTCGGAGCGCGGTTCGGCGCTGA
- a CDS encoding DUF3107 domain-containing protein: MDIRIGIQNSPREIGFESDQSAKDVEKAVADALAGSSGYLRLLDAKGSVYVVPTASLAYVEIGTDQSRRVGFVA, from the coding sequence GTGGACATTCGCATCGGCATCCAGAACTCCCCGCGCGAGATCGGGTTCGAGTCCGACCAGTCGGCGAAGGACGTCGAGAAGGCCGTCGCCGATGCCCTCGCCGGTTCGTCGGGCTACCTCCGCCTGCTCGACGCGAAGGGCTCGGTCTACGTCGTGCCGACCGCGTCGCTGGCCTACGTCGAGATCGGCACCGACCAGTCGCGCCGCGTCGGCTTCGTCGCCTGA
- a CDS encoding phosphotransferase — translation MARPPLTLAALATAAVPGLEVSGARPHSRGSYGQFDSALLRSTDGRTLLIRVPTTSSAELEQSADLVALRALSAGIRARLPFVVPTFVGQAPVSGTRAVVYDYVPGQVRDADGLTAEPMLASEVGESIAAIHLLPSAFLAEAGLPRQTAADCRSAVVELIGRAADTGRVPAALLRRWESAADDAALWQFAPTVINGALAADSFLVEGAHVSGVIGWSGLQGGDPARDLHWLLTARGDAAEHALSAYLRARGGPQDGAIAQRALLHGELELARWLLHGVETRDPEVIEDAVGLLDGLVETVHSDESPALSTDTGPIMAVDEVEDLLGRTPRTPGRDASTMLTDTYDRSDLERMAAGEQDEPEADATGALPLDLTGWGEEAGADDGAAGDAQETGDDDQDSSSSSSS, via the coding sequence ATGGCCAGACCTCCACTCACTCTAGCCGCGTTGGCCACGGCGGCCGTTCCGGGGCTCGAGGTCTCGGGCGCCCGGCCGCACTCGCGCGGATCGTACGGCCAGTTCGATTCGGCGCTGCTGCGCAGCACCGACGGGCGCACCCTCCTCATCCGCGTGCCGACCACGTCGAGCGCCGAGCTCGAGCAGTCGGCCGACCTGGTCGCCCTGCGAGCGCTGTCCGCGGGCATCCGCGCCCGGCTGCCCTTCGTGGTGCCCACGTTCGTCGGGCAGGCGCCGGTCTCGGGCACGCGTGCGGTCGTGTACGACTACGTGCCCGGGCAGGTGCGCGACGCCGACGGGCTCACCGCCGAGCCGATGCTCGCGTCCGAGGTCGGGGAGTCGATCGCGGCGATCCACCTCCTGCCGTCGGCCTTCCTCGCCGAGGCGGGGTTGCCGCGCCAGACCGCGGCGGACTGCCGGTCGGCGGTGGTCGAGCTCATCGGGCGCGCGGCCGACACCGGTCGGGTGCCGGCGGCGCTGCTGCGCCGGTGGGAGTCCGCCGCCGACGACGCGGCGCTCTGGCAGTTCGCGCCGACGGTGATCAACGGGGCGCTCGCGGCCGACTCGTTCCTCGTCGAGGGCGCGCACGTGTCGGGCGTCATCGGCTGGTCGGGGCTCCAGGGCGGCGACCCGGCGCGCGACCTGCACTGGCTGCTGACCGCGCGCGGCGACGCCGCCGAGCACGCGCTCTCGGCGTACCTGCGCGCGCGTGGCGGCCCCCAGGACGGCGCCATCGCGCAGCGGGCACTGCTCCACGGCGAGCTCGAGCTGGCCCGCTGGCTGCTGCACGGAGTGGAGACCCGCGACCCCGAGGTCATCGAGGACGCCGTGGGCCTGCTCGACGGACTCGTCGAGACCGTCCACTCCGACGAGTCGCCGGCGCTCTCGACCGACACGGGTCCGATCATGGCGGTCGACGAGGTCGAGGACCTGCTCGGACGCACCCCGCGCACCCCCGGGCGCGACGCCTCGACCATGCTGACCGACACGTACGACCGCTCCGACCTCGAGCGCATGGCGGCCGGCGAGCAGGACGAGCCCGAGGCGGATGCGACGGGGGCGCTGCCGCTCGACCTCACCGGCTGGGGCGAGGAGGCCGGGGCCGATGACGGCGCGGCGGGCGATGCTCAGGAGACCGGCGACGACGACCAGGACTCGAGCAGCTCCTCCTCGTCGTAG
- the nudC gene encoding NAD(+) diphosphatase, with product MTVPVPPLARSALDRDAEARTAPDLFAELDADPATRVLPIWRGRALMAERVDGSPLELALLTVAEAPAGEPRIYLGRTLPGDDDGDAGGTAVRVVAHVLDDDAARALQPEEGRWGGLRAVVTGLGDRDAGLFTEAVALANWHDSHRFCPACGAPAAVEQGGWVRRCTAEERQIFPRTDPAVIVLVTDGDDRVLLGSNAMWEQHRFSVLAGFVEPGESLEAAVVREIAEEAGLEVSEVRYLGSQPWPFPASLMVGFAAAVADPDAVRPDGEEIVELRWYTREALAAAAGEIALPGASSIARWMLEEWYGGEIDGHA from the coding sequence ATGACCGTGCCCGTGCCCCCGCTCGCGCGATCCGCGCTCGACCGGGACGCCGAGGCGCGCACCGCGCCCGACCTGTTCGCCGAGCTCGACGCCGACCCCGCCACGCGCGTGCTGCCGATCTGGCGCGGGCGCGCGCTGATGGCCGAGCGGGTCGACGGCTCGCCGCTCGAGCTCGCGCTGCTCACGGTGGCCGAGGCGCCCGCGGGGGAGCCGCGCATCTACCTGGGCCGCACGCTGCCCGGCGACGACGACGGTGACGCCGGCGGCACCGCGGTGCGCGTCGTCGCACACGTGCTCGACGACGACGCCGCGCGGGCGCTCCAACCCGAGGAGGGTCGCTGGGGCGGGCTGCGCGCCGTGGTGACCGGGCTGGGCGACCGCGACGCCGGGCTGTTCACCGAGGCGGTCGCACTCGCCAACTGGCACGACTCGCATCGCTTCTGCCCCGCATGCGGTGCGCCCGCCGCGGTCGAGCAGGGCGGCTGGGTGCGTCGCTGCACGGCCGAGGAGCGCCAGATCTTCCCGCGCACGGACCCCGCCGTGATCGTGCTCGTCACCGACGGCGACGACCGCGTGCTGCTCGGCTCGAACGCCATGTGGGAGCAGCACCGCTTCTCGGTGCTCGCCGGGTTCGTCGAGCCGGGGGAGTCGCTCGAGGCCGCCGTGGTGCGCGAGATCGCCGAGGAGGCGGGCCTCGAGGTCTCCGAGGTGCGCTACCTCGGTTCGCAGCCGTGGCCGTTCCCGGCCTCGCTCATGGTGGGCTTCGCGGCGGCCGTCGCCGACCCCGACGCGGTGCGCCCCGACGGCGAGGAGATCGTCGAGCTCCGCTGGTACACCCGCGAGGCCCTCGCCGCCGCGGCGGGCGAGATCGCGCTGCCCGGGGCGTCGTCCATCGCGCGCTGGATGCTCGAGGAGTGGTACGGCGGCGAGATCGACGGGCACGCATGA
- a CDS encoding PD-(D/E)XK nuclease family protein — protein MEQPDLVTDPAAPGAVAVAPDVAPVAAGRALDPAQCRVLALPEGRSAAVLGAPGTGKTTLAVEVVAERVLDRAYAPEHVLVLASSRQAATGLRDRIALRLGVPTNGPLARTANSVAFQVVRGALADADPTLLTGGEHDRIIAELIDGAIDDGAGPAWPDALGPDVRRLRGFRTELRDLLMRATEHGISPADLRRLGERAGVDGWAAAADFAEEYAEVKDQFRDSRFDAAELLAFGAAVVGASVRDPEALAAMGSLAEARCIVVDDAQDATEGTIALLRAFVRRGASVIALGDPDVAANAFRGGRADLLGALGPALGLPDVEQVVLEHVRRGRPEIRAVVSAATSRIGTALGGPQRAAVLAADDAAPDGIAPLVRIDAPSHAAECADIAALLRERHLLDGVPWSRMAVVLRSGGEIAAVERALSVADVPTRTSAARSALRDEAAAALLLRAASYVVGREPLTAELAASMLAGPLGRLDGVGLRRLRLALRRDELAAGGERSGDELLVEALGLPGGFDTIDDRLARRAGRLGRVLAEARRVADAGGTIEEVLWAVWDGSGLSAEWAAQASGHGLLAEEANRALDAAVALFASAERFVERLPGAPARRFLDDVLGSDVPEDSLAPRRADETVLVCSPQALVGSDYDVVVIAGLQDGVWPNLKPRGSLLRADRLAAVAEADRAGEPLAQVVARTAADERAEVRSDELRLFALAASRADRQLVLACTSNDDEQPSVLMAFADVPSAPRRRRPLHLRRLVAALRREVAATGSSEAAQALARLADAGVPGADPGEWYGLGEPSTVAPLVDLDGDPDARVPVSPSQIEKAEASPVAWFVDAVAQTPSGLAASLGTIVHAVVEEASALPADQVDVDRVWAGIEARWGELRFDAPWLDARERRNAHGMAEGAAEYLAGFADDGKALLGAEGRFSLELGRTLVRGTVDRVERSDDGTVVIVDLKTGRSMPAVNGMASHPQLGAYQAAAREGVVPLDGGELGGAKLVFVAKPTSGRAYSERVQQPFDDEAAAAFAERVDAAGRIMAGARFDGPLELPHRSPLGAWEYRVQLVKAVSA, from the coding sequence GTGGAGCAGCCCGACCTCGTCACCGACCCCGCCGCGCCGGGGGCCGTCGCCGTCGCGCCCGACGTCGCGCCGGTCGCGGCGGGCAGAGCGCTCGACCCCGCGCAGTGTCGCGTGCTCGCGCTGCCGGAGGGCCGGTCGGCCGCGGTGCTCGGCGCGCCCGGCACGGGCAAGACCACGCTGGCGGTGGAGGTCGTGGCCGAGCGCGTGCTCGACCGGGCGTACGCGCCCGAGCACGTGCTGGTGCTCGCGTCGAGCCGGCAGGCGGCGACCGGCCTGCGCGACCGCATCGCGCTGCGGCTCGGGGTGCCGACCAACGGGCCGCTCGCCCGCACGGCGAACTCGGTCGCGTTCCAGGTGGTGCGCGGGGCGCTCGCCGACGCCGACCCGACGCTCCTGACCGGCGGCGAGCACGACCGCATCATCGCCGAGCTCATCGACGGCGCCATCGACGACGGCGCCGGTCCGGCCTGGCCCGATGCGCTCGGGCCCGACGTGCGTCGCCTGCGCGGGTTCCGCACCGAGCTGCGCGACCTCCTCATGCGGGCGACCGAGCACGGCATCTCGCCGGCCGACCTGCGCCGGCTCGGCGAGCGGGCCGGCGTCGACGGCTGGGCGGCCGCCGCCGACTTCGCCGAGGAGTACGCCGAGGTCAAGGACCAGTTCCGCGACTCCCGGTTCGACGCCGCCGAGCTGCTGGCCTTCGGGGCCGCGGTCGTCGGCGCGAGCGTGCGCGACCCAGAGGCCCTCGCCGCGATGGGGTCGCTCGCCGAGGCACGCTGCATCGTGGTCGACGATGCGCAGGATGCCACGGAGGGCACGATCGCGCTGCTGCGCGCGTTCGTGCGGCGCGGCGCGTCGGTCATCGCGCTCGGCGATCCCGACGTCGCCGCGAACGCCTTCCGCGGCGGCCGCGCCGACCTGCTCGGGGCACTCGGGCCGGCGCTCGGCCTGCCCGACGTGGAGCAGGTCGTGCTCGAGCACGTGCGGCGCGGCCGGCCGGAGATCCGCGCGGTCGTCTCGGCCGCGACGAGCCGCATCGGCACCGCGCTCGGCGGCCCGCAGCGGGCGGCCGTGCTCGCGGCGGACGACGCGGCACCCGACGGCATCGCCCCGCTCGTGCGCATCGACGCCCCGTCGCATGCCGCGGAGTGCGCCGACATCGCGGCGCTGCTCCGCGAGCGGCACCTGCTCGACGGGGTGCCCTGGTCGCGCATGGCCGTCGTGCTCCGCTCGGGCGGCGAGATCGCGGCGGTCGAGCGCGCGCTGTCGGTTGCAGACGTGCCCACGCGCACCTCGGCGGCCCGGTCGGCGCTGCGCGATGAGGCGGCCGCCGCGCTGCTGCTCCGCGCCGCCTCCTACGTGGTCGGCCGCGAGCCGCTCACCGCCGAGCTCGCCGCCTCGATGCTCGCCGGCCCGCTCGGACGACTCGACGGCGTGGGGCTGCGCCGGCTGCGCCTCGCGCTGCGGCGCGACGAGCTCGCCGCGGGCGGGGAGCGCTCGGGCGACGAGCTGCTCGTCGAGGCGCTCGGCCTGCCCGGCGGGTTCGACACGATCGACGACCGCCTCGCTCGGCGTGCGGGGCGGCTCGGCCGGGTGCTCGCCGAGGCGCGCCGCGTCGCCGACGCCGGCGGCACGATCGAGGAGGTGCTCTGGGCCGTCTGGGACGGCAGCGGGCTGTCGGCCGAGTGGGCCGCCCAGGCCTCCGGGCACGGGCTGCTCGCCGAGGAGGCCAATCGCGCGCTCGACGCGGCAGTGGCGCTGTTCGCCTCGGCTGAGCGGTTCGTCGAGCGGCTGCCGGGCGCGCCCGCACGGCGGTTCCTCGACGACGTGCTCGGCAGCGACGTGCCCGAGGACTCGCTCGCCCCGCGTCGCGCCGACGAGACCGTGCTGGTGTGCTCGCCGCAGGCCCTCGTCGGCAGCGACTACGACGTGGTGGTCATCGCCGGCCTGCAGGACGGCGTGTGGCCGAACCTGAAGCCGCGCGGCTCGCTGCTGCGCGCCGACCGTCTCGCGGCAGTGGCCGAGGCCGACCGTGCGGGCGAGCCGCTCGCGCAGGTCGTCGCCCGCACCGCGGCCGACGAGCGCGCCGAGGTGCGCAGCGACGAGCTGCGGCTCTTCGCGCTCGCCGCCTCGCGCGCCGACCGCCAGCTCGTGCTCGCCTGCACGAGCAACGACGACGAGCAGCCGTCGGTGCTCATGGCGTTCGCCGACGTGCCGAGCGCCCCCCGCCGTCGGCGCCCCCTGCACCTGCGCCGGCTCGTCGCGGCGCTCCGTCGCGAGGTGGCGGCGACCGGGTCGTCCGAGGCGGCCCAGGCGCTCGCCCGGCTGGCCGACGCGGGCGTGCCGGGCGCCGACCCGGGGGAATGGTACGGGCTCGGCGAGCCCAGCACCGTCGCGCCGCTCGTCGACCTCGACGGCGATCCGGATGCCCGGGTGCCGGTGTCGCCCTCGCAGATCGAGAAGGCCGAGGCGTCGCCCGTCGCCTGGTTCGTCGACGCCGTCGCGCAGACGCCGAGCGGCCTCGCCGCGTCGCTCGGCACCATCGTGCACGCCGTCGTCGAGGAGGCATCCGCCCTGCCCGCCGACCAGGTCGACGTCGACCGGGTCTGGGCCGGCATCGAGGCCCGCTGGGGGGAGCTGCGGTTCGACGCCCCATGGCTCGACGCCCGCGAACGCCGCAACGCCCACGGCATGGCGGAGGGCGCGGCCGAGTACCTCGCGGGCTTCGCCGACGACGGCAAGGCGCTGCTCGGCGCCGAGGGGCGGTTCAGCCTCGAGCTCGGGCGCACCCTGGTGCGCGGCACGGTCGACCGGGTCGAGCGCTCGGACGACGGCACGGTCGTCATCGTCGACCTGAAGACCGGGCGCTCCATGCCTGCGGTGAACGGCATGGCGTCGCACCCGCAGCTCGGCGCCTACCAGGCGGCGGCGCGCGAGGGCGTGGTGCCGCTCGACGGCGGCGAGCTGGGCGGGGCGAAGCTCGTCTTCGTCGCGAAGCCCACGTCGGGCCGCGCCTACTCCGAGCGCGTGCAGCAGCCGTTCGACGACGAGGCGGCGGCTGCGTTCGCCGAGCGGGTCGACGCCGCGGGCCGGATCATGGCCGGCGCCCGCTTCGACGGCCCGCTGGAGCTGCCGCACCGGTCGCCGCTCGGCGCGTGGGAGTACCGCGTGCAGCTCGTCAAGGCGGTCAGCGCGTGA